From the genome of Longimicrobium sp.:
TGGTGGTCGTGGGGGGCGACGGCCTGGTGCGCTTCGTCAACCCGGCGGCGCAGGTGCTCTTCGGGCGCGGCGCCGCCGAGCTGCTGGGGCGTGAGTTCGGCTTCCCCACGCTGGCGGGGGAGACGACGGAGATCGACGTGGTGCGCCCGGGGGGCGCCACCGCGGCCGCCGAGCTGCGCGCGGTGGAAACGGAGTGGGAGGGCGAGCCCGCCTACATCGTGTCGCTCCGCGACGTCACCGACCGGCGGGAAGCCGAGGAGCGCCGCCGGCAGGCCGAGGCCGAGCAGGCCGCCCGCCGCGACGCCGAGAGCGAGGCGCGGCGGGCCCGTTTCCTTTCCAACGTCAGCTCGGTCCTCTCCTCCTCCCTCGACTACCACGCCACCCTGTCCGTCCTGGCCAAGCTCGCCGTTCCCGAGCTGGCGGACTGGTGCGTCATCGACGTGCTGGAGGAGGACGGGCGGATGGCGCGGGTGGCCGCGGCGCACGCGGAGCACGAGCGCGAGCCGCTGCTGGCGGTGCTCTGCGACGAGTTTCCGCCGCGGATGGACGGCCCCTCCGTCGGCGCGCAGGCGCTGCGGTCGGGCACTCCGGTCTACGTCCCCCGCGTGAGCGACGAGTGGCTGGAGGGGGTGACGACGGGCCCCGAGCACGCCGCGCTGATCCGCGCGCTGGGGATCCGCTCGCTGATCGCCGTCCCCCTCGTGGCGCGCACGGAGACGCTGGGGGTGGCCACGCTGGTCGGCGCCACGCGCGGCTACCGGCGCAACGACCTGGCGACGGCGGAGGATTTCGCGCAGCGCGCGGCGCTCTCCATCAGCAACGCGCGGCTGTACGCGGCGGCGCAGGAGGCCAGCCGCGCCAAGAGCGAGTTCCTGGCGGTGATGAGCCACGAGCTGCGCACCCCGCTGAACGCGGTGATGGGGTATGCCGACCTGCTGCAGGCGGGGATCGGCGGCGCGGTGAGCGAGCGCCAGCGCGGCTACCTGGACCGCATCAAGGAAGGCGCGCGGCACCTGGAGGGGATCATCGACGAGATCCTGGCCTTCTCGCGGATGGAGGCGGGGCAGGAGGCCGTCCGCGCGCGCCGGGTGGACCTGCGCGACGTGGTGCGCCAGGCCGGCGACCTGCTGCGTCCGCTGGCCCGGCAGAAGTCGCTCGAACTGGAGCTGCGCCTGCCGCCCGAGCCGGCGATCGTGGAGACGGACCCCGAGAAGGTGCTGCAGATCCTGCGCAACCTGGGGACGAACGCCATCAAGTTCACCGACCAGGGGCAGGTGCGCATCGAGGCGCTGCGCGACCACCCGCACCACCTCCTCCGCATCGTCGACACGGGGATCGGCATCCGCCGCGAGCACCGCGAGCGCATTTTCGAGCCCTTCTGGCAGGTGGAGCAGTCCAACCGCCGCGAGGTGGGCGGCACCGGGCTCGGCCTTGCCGTCGCCCGCCGCCTGGCGGAGCTGCTGGGCGGGCGGCTGACGCTGGAGAGCGCGCCGGGCCGCGGCAGCACCTTCACCTTGGCGCTTCCCGCCGCGGACAACCCCGAGAACGGCGGGGATCCGTCCGCGTAGCATCTCTCCTCTCCCCATCCATCTCCACCCGGAGCCGAGCCATGTCGCGGGGCAAGCTGCTGCTGATCGCGGGGGTCGCGGCGTTCGTGGCGATCATGCTGGCCGGGCCGGGCGCGGCGGTCTTCCCGTCCACCCTGCACTGGGGGGCGTGGGCCGCGTGCCCGGACGGGACCACGCCCGCGCACCGGCGCTTCCGCGAGTCGTACAACCGTCCCGGCGAGACGCAGGTGGCGTTCTACTGCGTCGCGCCCGACGGCACGGAGCACGAGCGCACCCTTGCCGCGATGGGCGGGCTCTTCCTGATGTACTTCATGGGCGGATGCGTGGTGCTGAGCCTGCTCTCGCGGCGGATCGGAGCGGCGCCGGCGGACGCGACGCGCGCCACCTCGTCCACGCCACGCGCCGTCCCCGGCGATGTGGAGGCGAAGGCGCGAGCGCTACTGGCGCGCGACCAGAAGATCCACGCCATCAAGCTCGTCCGCGAGGCCACGGGGATGGGCCTGGCGGAGGCGAAGGACTGGGTCGAGGCGCTCCCTCTCCGCCCGCCGTCATCACCACCACCGACCCTCCTCGCACCCGCCGGCAGCGCGAGCAATCGGCTGGCGGAATTGAAGCGGATGCTGGACGCGGGGCTCATCACCCAATCGGAGTACGACCAGAAGAAAAGCGAGATCCTGGCGGAGCTTTAGCACGAGTTTCCTCGAAATCTCGAGCGTCCCAGCCGATGAGCGGCTAGTGCGCATGTGTTCGCGCGGTGGCGTAAACGTACCTATTCAGCCTTAACGTTGCGTTTTCCTTGTCCAAACCGTATACTCGCCTCTCTCCTCTGTCATGGCAGGCCCACTTGTGCAAATGTCGGATCTGACATATGATTGAACTGGCTGAGAGAAAGGCGCTGATCTTTCTTTCGGGGGAGATCAAGACGCCGCCGTTCTCCGCCGAGGCGCGGCAGGAGGCGGGCGACCTGCTCCGGCAGGTGCAGGAAGGGGTGAAGCTGTCGATGCCGCACTCGCGGCCGCTGCCTTCACTCGGGCGGAACTGCCACGAGCTCCGCGTCAGGGACCAGAAGGTAACGTGGCGCATCATCTACCGGGTCGATCCCGACGCGGTGCTGGTGGCCGAGGTGTTTGCAAAGAAGACGCAAACGATACCGGATCACGTCCTGGAAACGTGCCGGAAGCGTTTCGCGGCCTACGACCGGGCAGTGGAGGGCAAATGAACAGCGAGAAGCGGGCGCGGCTCGAGGCCGCCGGGTTCAAGTTCGGCACCGTGGCCGAGTTCCTCGAGCTCACCCCCGAGGAAAGCGACCTCATCGAAACGCGGCTGGCGCTGCGGCTGTTCCTGCGCAGCGTGCGCGAGCGGGCAGGGCTCACGCAGGCAGAAGCCGCCAGGCGCATTGGCACCAGCCAGTCGCGGCTGTCCAAGATGGAGGGCGGCGATCCCACCGTCACCCTCGACCTGCTCATCCGCAGCGCGCTGAAGCTGGGGGCGCGCTACACCGAGATCGGCAAGGCCATCGCCGAGTGGCCGGGCGCGCCGAGCAGCGAGCCACCGCGCAGGAAGGCGGCGCCGCGAACATCCATCCGCAAGCGGCGGGGGACATCGTCGATGCGTTCGCCACGCGTGAAGACCATCATTGGCTGACGCAGATCGCCCCCGCGCGGATGGATGGGCGCGGGGGCGATGTCTCCTGCGGCGGTGGAGACCAATCAACCCAGCGCGGCGGCGCGCAGCTCGGCGAACGAGCGGGCGAAGGCGGCGACCAGCGCCTCGGGATCGGGGACGAGGCCGGCGTCGGCGGCCACGCCCACCTGCACGCGGCCTGCGTAGCTGAGGATGCTGACGCCCAGCCCCAGCCGGCCGGACTGCGGGACCCACGCCATCACCTCGCGCACGCGGCGGCCGCAGAACCAGATCGTCTCGCGCGGGCCGGGGACGTCGGTCATCACCAGCGTGGCGTTCTTCCCCAGGAAGGCCACGATCAGCCGCTCGACCCACTTCGGCAGGCGGCCGACGAGGCGCAGGATGGCGTAGAGCACCCGCGCCTCGGGCGAGCGCTTCAGCCGGTCCATCGTCCGCTTCACCGCCGACTCGCGCTCCACCGCGTCCGACAGGCCGACGGGGAGGGGGAGGAAGACGAGCCCGAAGCGGTTCCCCAGCGCGCCCAGCCCGGACATCTCCCGCAGGTTGACGGGCACCACCGCGCGTACCGGGCGGCGGAAGCGGCGGCCGTGCAGCTTCTCGTACTCGCGCATCCCGCCCGCGGCGGCGGCGGCCAGGACGTCGTGCACGGTGCCGCCGAGCGCCTTCGCCACGCGCTTGACCTCGTCCAGCGGCAGGGGGTCGCTCCACGCGGCGGTCTTGCGCATCCCCAGCCGGCCGCGGAAGGAGGACGGCGGGTCGCCGCGCATGAGCAGCAGCCGCGCGAGCGTCGCCATCACCGACAGGGCCGTCCGCACGGCGAACGCGACCTTCCCCGCGAGCGAGGCGGGGACGCGCAGGCCGCGGAGGGTGGCGGGGGTCCATCCCCGCGGCGCGAAGCCGTCGATCTCGTCCTCGTTGCCGGGCTGGTCGTCGAGCGTCAGCAGCACGTGGATCAACGCCATCCCGTCGGCGATGCAGTGGTGCACGCGCACGACGATGGCCGATCCCCCCGCGTAGCCGTCCGCCACCACGGCCTCCCAGAGCGGACGGCGCGGGTCGAGCGGGCGGCTCATCATCTCCCCCACCAGGTGCTGCAGCTCGCGGCGGCCGCCGGGCGCGGGAAGGGTGGCGCGGCGCAGGTGGCGGGCGAGGGAGAAGCGCGCGTCGTCGACCCAGCGCGGATGGCCGGCGGACTCGTCCACGCGTTGGCGGAAGCGGCGGTGTGCGAGGAGGCGCGTGCGCACCGCGACGCTCACGCGGTCGAAGTCCAGCGGCTCGGCGAAGGTGAGCACGCCGGTGATCACCATCTGGTTCTCCGGCCGCTCCATGTGCCACCACGCCGCGTCGGGCCCGCTCAGCCGCTCGGGCGGGGCGGGGCGATGGAGGGGCGCGCGCGGGGGTGCCTCAGCGATGACGGCCGTAGCGCTCATGGCTCGACACCCATTCCTGCGCGGAGATCGCGGCGGCCAGGCTGACCTCGCCGGCCAGCGCCACGCCGGCCACGATCTCCGCGAGCTTGTTCACCTTCCCCTTCCCCCAGCACCCCATCAGCTCCAGGCACTCGCGCTGCGTGGGCAGCCCCGTCCCGCCGCCGTGCGTGGCGACGATCAGCGACGGCAGGGTCAGGGAGATGTAGAGGTCGCGCTCCGGCGTGAGCTCGGTGTAGACGATCCCCGCGGACGACTCGGCGACGTTGGCCACGTCCTGGCCGCAGGCGATGAACATCGCGGTGACGGCGTTCGCGGCGTGGAGACCGTTGTTGTTGGCGCCGGCGAGCATC
Proteins encoded in this window:
- a CDS encoding GAF domain-containing sensor histidine kinase, whose product is MSTVGPVRPPRPDERLRQIIDRLADGVVVVGGDGLVRFVNPAAQVLFGRGAAELLGREFGFPTLAGETTEIDVVRPGGATAAAELRAVETEWEGEPAYIVSLRDVTDRREAEERRRQAEAEQAARRDAESEARRARFLSNVSSVLSSSLDYHATLSVLAKLAVPELADWCVIDVLEEDGRMARVAAAHAEHEREPLLAVLCDEFPPRMDGPSVGAQALRSGTPVYVPRVSDEWLEGVTTGPEHAALIRALGIRSLIAVPLVARTETLGVATLVGATRGYRRNDLATAEDFAQRAALSISNARLYAAAQEASRAKSEFLAVMSHELRTPLNAVMGYADLLQAGIGGAVSERQRGYLDRIKEGARHLEGIIDEILAFSRMEAGQEAVRARRVDLRDVVRQAGDLLRPLARQKSLELELRLPPEPAIVETDPEKVLQILRNLGTNAIKFTDQGQVRIEALRDHPHHLLRIVDTGIGIRREHRERIFEPFWQVEQSNRREVGGTGLGLAVARRLAELLGGRLTLESAPGRGSTFTLALPAADNPENGGDPSA
- a CDS encoding ribosomal protein L7/L12; amino-acid sequence: MSRGKLLLIAGVAAFVAIMLAGPGAAVFPSTLHWGAWAACPDGTTPAHRRFRESYNRPGETQVAFYCVAPDGTEHERTLAAMGGLFLMYFMGGCVVLSLLSRRIGAAPADATRATSSTPRAVPGDVEAKARALLARDQKIHAIKLVREATGMGLAEAKDWVEALPLRPPSSPPPTLLAPAGSASNRLAELKRMLDAGLITQSEYDQKKSEILAEL
- a CDS encoding type II toxin-antitoxin system RelE/ParE family toxin; protein product: MIELAERKALIFLSGEIKTPPFSAEARQEAGDLLRQVQEGVKLSMPHSRPLPSLGRNCHELRVRDQKVTWRIIYRVDPDAVLVAEVFAKKTQTIPDHVLETCRKRFAAYDRAVEGK
- a CDS encoding helix-turn-helix transcriptional regulator, producing MNSEKRARLEAAGFKFGTVAEFLELTPEESDLIETRLALRLFLRSVRERAGLTQAEAARRIGTSQSRLSKMEGGDPTVTLDLLIRSALKLGARYTEIGKAIAEWPGAPSSEPPRRKAAPRTSIRKRRGTSSMRSPRVKTIIG
- a CDS encoding wax ester/triacylglycerol synthase family O-acyltransferase, giving the protein MSATAVIAEAPPRAPLHRPAPPERLSGPDAAWWHMERPENQMVITGVLTFAEPLDFDRVSVAVRTRLLAHRRFRQRVDESAGHPRWVDDARFSLARHLRRATLPAPGGRRELQHLVGEMMSRPLDPRRPLWEAVVADGYAGGSAIVVRVHHCIADGMALIHVLLTLDDQPGNEDEIDGFAPRGWTPATLRGLRVPASLAGKVAFAVRTALSVMATLARLLLMRGDPPSSFRGRLGMRKTAAWSDPLPLDEVKRVAKALGGTVHDVLAAAAAGGMREYEKLHGRRFRRPVRAVVPVNLREMSGLGALGNRFGLVFLPLPVGLSDAVERESAVKRTMDRLKRSPEARVLYAILRLVGRLPKWVERLIVAFLGKNATLVMTDVPGPRETIWFCGRRVREVMAWVPQSGRLGLGVSILSYAGRVQVGVAADAGLVPDPEALVAAFARSFAELRAAALG